Within Fusobacterium periodonticum ATCC 33693, the genomic segment ACATTTATTATTGTGATTTTTAATCAAATTCTAATTTTAATTTATCATTTTCATAAGCAATATTACAGAAATCTTTTATTTCAGTTTCTAAGTTATCTTGTACTACTTGACCATCTTTGTAGTTAAGCTCTTCTTTTATTTGACCATTTTCATAATAAGTTTTAGAAATTCCATTAAGAAGATTGTCTTTGTAACTGTTTTCAGACTTCAATTGTCCGCTTTCGTAGTACATTTTAGAAATACCTTCTAATTTACCATTTAGGTAGTTCCCTTCAGCTATAAGCTGACCATTTTCATAATATTCTCTTGCAAAACCATCGAGTTTTCCGTTCTTGTAATTATACTCGGCTTTTAATTGTCCACTTTCATAATAGAAGAATTCGGAACCTTCTTTTTCAGTGAAATTATTTTTATCTGGCCGATATTTAAAGTTAGGACCACTATAAATTTCTTTTTCACTCATACTATCCCTCCTCTGTTAATACTTTTTATTTGCAATTTAATTATAACATTTTTTTCTATAAAATGTAAATTATATTCTTAAAAATAAATAAAAATATTTAAAAAAAGCTATTACAAATTTAATTAAAAATTTGTAATAGCTATATAAAG encodes:
- a CDS encoding toxin-antitoxin system YwqK family antitoxin; translated protein: MSEKEIYSGPNFKYRPDKNNFTEKEGSEFFYYESGQLKAEYNYKNGKLDGFAREYYENGQLIAEGNYLNGKLEGISKMYYESGQLKSENSYKDNLLNGISKTYYENGQIKEELNYKDGQVVQDNLETEIKDFCNIAYENDKLKLEFD